One region of Chlamydia psittaci 6BC genomic DNA includes:
- a CDS encoding polymorphic outer membrane protein middle domain-containing protein, with protein sequence MKQTFFWKCIFLSSLAQVTQLSATEVVLPLSGIHTGEDPELFTMLTTSPQGTHYTLRGEFTLKDFLGLSIHKPGGAFRNLEGNLTFTGSSPLAVLNFTNLQLGSQGAGVFSKSLLNFENLKTIRVQNNQSTGGVIASRQDMFFTKNTQLLFENNVSYGPGGAILLTGTQPNRVVFSEQRGVISFINNQAEVVKNISHSGNGGAISSEVAGSAILFDGNQEILFQKNQAKFGGGIYNSQGSVEFSKNRNTITFTENQALESGGAIYANLCSINKQSAPMCFKKNHANHLGGAIHSHQTIVKNNDAAILFSQNSAEGGGAITAISCHLIASQPIIFSENSAGNLGGGAIYLSGPQPQLYLHAQAGDIIFTGNVAKISTKHSSVINNNAITIKGSPENIRLIANENQSIIFYDPFLATSQSSHPININSVDNIFHCGSVIFSGEKLPLDRQDKTNKTSIFNQPVYLHNGTLSITGGAILAVQEFKQFGGVLNLSPGSMLTSYNSSGKDVVISNISFGLDAAHSHLPAEIRSGNSEIKLSGSPQIHDPDNIFYDNHSLASQPYQMEIIFKSDKNIHTEKFVPEEIAVQQNTYGYQGVWKFNWSEEDSKRHKTLRALWIPTGTFVLNPEKEGSLVPSSVWSTFTGMRASNDAVLDNYLNNNTLLPIKHICIFGGIVSSIMEQSTDNYKNFSTTQAGHNLGIKLPFSPNTVVCATFSQLHGSSSQNNIPGKSHSHMLMGTVAAFKNWKALSFRSSVSYAEESHVMKHRFSKKDITRGSWKNQGVRGSVGLSYAYPKGIRCLKITPFVNLEYTTINQNPFIETGYDPRYFASSRLNNLALPTGVSLELRLFGAKYSLLSEFSMAYIKDLFREDPLTTASLILNQHSWKVGSVFMGQEALNLKFRTTFKCKLARAYLGISTMQREGNTFSGDAFGGISLNF encoded by the coding sequence ATGAAGCAGACGTTCTTTTGGAAATGCATATTTCTTTCTTCACTCGCACAAGTTACTCAGTTATCAGCTACAGAAGTAGTTCTTCCTTTATCTGGAATACACACAGGTGAAGATCCTGAATTATTTACGATGTTAACGACATCGCCTCAAGGAACCCACTACACACTACGTGGTGAGTTTACTCTGAAAGATTTTCTAGGTCTCAGTATCCATAAACCTGGAGGAGCCTTCCGAAACTTAGAAGGAAATCTGACATTTACAGGGAGCTCTCCCTTAGCTGTATTAAACTTCACGAATTTACAACTAGGGAGTCAGGGTGCTGGTGTATTTTCTAAATCCCTTCTTAACTTCGAAAATTTAAAAACCATACGCGTGCAAAACAATCAAAGTACCGGAGGAGTGATTGCTTCTAGGCAAGATATGTTTTTCACCAAAAACACACAACTCCTCTTTGAAAACAATGTGAGCTATGGTCCTGGAGGGGCGATCCTCCTTACAGGAACTCAACCAAACCGCGTAGTGTTTAGTGAGCAACGTGGAGTGATTTCCTTTATCAATAACCAAGCAGAAGTAGTGAAAAATATCTCCCATTCAGGAAATGGTGGGGCTATCAGTAGCGAAGTCGCTGGATCTGCTATTCTCTTCGATGGAAATCAGGAGATTCTCTTTCAGAAGAACCAGGCAAAATTTGGTGGTGGAATTTACAACTCCCAAGGATCTGTAGAGTTTAGTAAGAATAGAAATACAATTACCTTCACAGAAAATCAAGCTTTAGAATCTGGGGGCGCTATTTATGCGAATCTGTGCAGTATAAATAAACAATCTGCTCCGATGTGCTTCAAAAAAAATCATGCTAACCACCTTGGCGGTGCTATTCATTCCCATCAGACGATCGTGAAAAATAATGACGCTGCTATTCTCTTTAGCCAAAACTCCGCAGAAGGAGGTGGGGCTATAACTGCGATAAGTTGTCACCTTATAGCTTCCCAACCCATTATCTTTTCTGAAAATTCTGCAGGGAATCTTGGAGGTGGTGCTATTTATTTAAGTGGGCCGCAACCTCAACTCTATTTACATGCACAAGCAGGAGACATTATATTTACAGGCAATGTTGCTAAGATATCTACCAAGCACTCTTCAGTCATAAATAATAATGCGATTACGATCAAAGGTTCCCCTGAAAACATTCGGCTCATTGCCAACGAAAACCAATCCATTATTTTCTATGATCCGTTTCTTGCGACGTCACAAAGCTCACATCCTATAAATATCAACTCCGTGGATAATATTTTTCACTGTGGTTCTGTGATTTTCTCTGGAGAGAAACTCCCTCTAGATCGCCAAGATAAAACGAATAAGACGTCTATCTTTAACCAACCTGTCTATCTGCATAATGGGACTCTGTCCATTACAGGTGGTGCTATTCTTGCTGTTCAGGAATTCAAGCAATTCGGTGGAGTATTAAATCTTAGCCCTGGATCGATGTTAACAAGTTACAACAGTTCAGGCAAAGATGTCGTCATTTCCAACATTAGTTTTGGTTTAGATGCTGCCCACTCGCATCTTCCTGCTGAGATCCGCTCAGGAAATTCCGAAATCAAACTATCGGGATCTCCGCAAATTCATGATCCTGACAATATATTCTATGACAACCATAGTTTGGCATCCCAGCCCTACCAGATGGAAATCATTTTCAAATCTGACAAAAACATTCATACGGAGAAATTTGTCCCTGAAGAAATCGCCGTGCAACAAAATACATATGGCTATCAAGGGGTATGGAAATTTAACTGGTCTGAAGAAGATTCAAAAAGACACAAAACATTAAGAGCATTATGGATCCCTACCGGGACGTTCGTGTTAAATCCCGAAAAGGAAGGTTCTTTGGTTCCATCTTCTGTATGGTCAACATTTACAGGGATGCGTGCTTCCAACGATGCTGTTCTGGATAACTACCTAAATAATAATACGCTGCTTCCCATAAAGCATATCTGTATTTTCGGTGGTATTGTCTCTAGTATTATGGAGCAAAGTACTGATAACTATAAGAACTTCTCTACGACACAAGCGGGTCATAATCTTGGGATTAAGCTCCCATTTTCTCCAAATACTGTTGTTTGTGCTACATTTTCGCAACTCCACGGTTCCAGTTCTCAAAATAACATTCCGGGGAAAAGTCATTCGCACATGTTGATGGGTACGGTGGCAGCTTTTAAAAACTGGAAAGCATTATCGTTTCGTTCTTCTGTAAGCTATGCGGAAGAGTCTCATGTTATGAAACATCGGTTTTCTAAAAAGGATATCACCCGTGGGTCGTGGAAAAACCAAGGAGTTCGGGGCAGTGTAGGTTTATCTTATGCCTACCCTAAGGGAATTCGCTGTCTTAAAATCACACCTTTTGTCAATCTTGAATATACTACAATTAACCAAAATCCTTTCATAGAAACAGGATACGATCCTCGGTATTTTGCTTCTTCACGATTGAATAACCTTGCTCTTCCTACAGGGGTCTCTCTAGAACTACGTTTATTCGGAGCCAAATATTCCCTTCTATCAGAATTTAGCATGGCCTATATTAAGGACTTATTCAGAGAAGATCCTTTAACTACAGCTTCATTAATCCTGAATCAGCATTCTTGGAAAGTTGGCAGTGTCTTTATGGGACAAGAAGCACTCAACCTGAAATTCCGCACCACCTTCAAATGTAAACTGGCTAGGGCATATTTAGGAATCTCAACCATGCAACGCGAAGGGAACACCTTCTCTGGCGACGCTTTTGGTGGTATATCTCTAAATTTTTAA
- a CDS encoding YtxH domain-containing protein, with protein sequence MFRNHKHNKKTCKRWRWLRGVIFGGFIATLLTCLFTPKSGVQLRKKLSRVKTSGTKKGKTLFKHSKEHTKAFAQQTKALAKNLTKEIKDFTKAMIEETKD encoded by the coding sequence ATGTTTAGAAATCACAAGCACAATAAGAAAACTTGTAAGCGTTGGCGTTGGCTCAGAGGTGTAATCTTCGGAGGGTTTATCGCGACATTGCTTACCTGTTTATTCACTCCGAAAAGTGGTGTGCAGTTAAGAAAGAAACTCTCAAGAGTAAAAACCTCAGGAACAAAAAAAGGCAAAACCCTGTTTAAACATTCTAAAGAACATACGAAAGCCTTTGCACAACAAACAAAAGCCTTAGCGAAAAATCTCACTAAAGAAATCAAGGATTTCACAAAGGCAATGATCGAAGAAACGAAAGATTAA
- a CDS encoding amino acid carrier protein: protein MNAILSLLAAFDDFFWSYVAFLMILLLGISFSWKSRFAQFTKFPQFCRLFYQYSQGTSKNKTEERGVHPLKVFFASASGNIGIGNVVGIVTAACIGGPGALFWVWIAGILGSIVKYSEVYLGIKFRKVDNEGVYQGGPMYFLDKAYGTKVIPIIVAVLLCIYGVEIYQFSVIADTISHCWSIPKLFTIFGLLFLVLYAVQGGLQRIGKICACVLPFFLTLYCLLSLYILVKEFHQLPSLFSAVFSSAFTGHGAIGGFAGCTLATTIHQGISRAAYSGDIGIGFDSIIQSESSVKKPETQAQLSIIGLAIDNLICTLSLLMVLASGSWSLGLDNASQAVEHALATYFPLVKILLPTFFFVTGYTTIISYFLVGKKCAKFLYGKGGSKIYTIYGATILPAFCFLSQNTALLVMSVSGALLLCFNLFGVFLMRKEVEFPRSDKAIEIPSSAE from the coding sequence ATGAATGCAATCCTGTCTTTACTCGCAGCTTTTGATGACTTCTTTTGGTCCTATGTGGCTTTCCTTATGATTCTCTTATTGGGGATAAGCTTTTCATGGAAATCTCGTTTTGCTCAATTCACTAAGTTTCCACAATTCTGCAGGCTATTTTATCAATACTCTCAGGGGACGTCTAAAAATAAGACAGAAGAACGAGGGGTGCATCCGTTAAAGGTATTTTTTGCATCTGCAAGTGGGAATATCGGTATTGGTAACGTTGTAGGGATTGTTACAGCTGCATGTATTGGTGGTCCTGGAGCATTGTTCTGGGTTTGGATCGCTGGAATTTTAGGTTCTATAGTCAAATACTCTGAAGTGTATTTAGGGATTAAGTTTCGTAAAGTAGACAACGAGGGTGTTTATCAGGGTGGGCCGATGTACTTCCTGGATAAAGCCTATGGAACAAAAGTCATACCGATTATTGTCGCTGTTTTACTCTGTATTTATGGTGTAGAGATTTATCAATTCTCTGTTATTGCTGACACCATTTCTCACTGCTGGAGCATTCCGAAATTATTTACTATTTTTGGTCTGCTATTTCTTGTTCTCTACGCAGTTCAAGGAGGATTACAGCGTATTGGGAAAATCTGTGCTTGTGTGCTCCCATTTTTCCTTACTCTATACTGTCTGTTATCCCTATATATACTTGTGAAAGAGTTTCACCAGCTGCCTTCCCTATTTTCTGCAGTATTTTCATCAGCATTTACAGGACATGGTGCCATCGGAGGGTTTGCAGGATGTACTTTAGCCACGACTATCCACCAAGGGATCTCTAGAGCGGCTTATTCTGGAGACATCGGTATTGGATTTGACTCCATTATTCAAAGTGAAAGTTCTGTAAAAAAACCAGAAACGCAAGCTCAGCTCAGCATTATAGGTCTTGCTATAGACAATCTTATCTGTACTCTAAGCTTACTGATGGTCCTTGCATCCGGGTCTTGGTCTTTGGGTCTCGACAACGCTTCTCAAGCTGTGGAGCACGCCTTAGCGACCTACTTCCCTCTGGTAAAGATTCTACTCCCCACCTTCTTTTTCGTGACAGGCTATACAACGATTATTTCGTATTTCCTCGTAGGGAAAAAATGTGCAAAGTTTCTTTACGGAAAGGGAGGATCGAAAATCTACACGATTTACGGAGCTACGATATTGCCGGCATTTTGCTTTCTCTCTCAAAATACCGCTTTGTTGGTCATGTCGGTATCGGGAGCCCTCCTCCTATGCTTCAACCTATTTGGGGTCTTCCTAATGAGAAAAGAGGTAGAATTCCCAAGGTCGGATAAAGCTATAGAGATCCCCTCCTCCGCAGAATAA
- the lspA gene encoding signal peptidase II, which translates to MSSRSRSTFLAISFFVLMDWVTKLAVLLYRGNLPDANPILYQYSWGKLLFCICPTFNEGAAFGLFSKYKYFLFFIRIIIILSILAFLFLRKKTTSLSLRFALILLCSGAIGNVGDIVFYRHVVDFISIGYKRWFFPTFNFADIFISLGTLIFIYELYFPTKQKIK; encoded by the coding sequence ATGTCTAGTCGCTCCCGATCTACTTTCCTTGCTATTTCATTTTTTGTCCTTATGGATTGGGTGACTAAATTAGCTGTTTTGCTGTATCGAGGGAACCTGCCTGATGCTAACCCCATACTATATCAATATAGTTGGGGAAAGCTGCTGTTTTGCATTTGCCCTACTTTTAACGAGGGCGCAGCTTTTGGGTTATTTTCAAAATATAAATATTTCTTATTCTTTATACGTATAATAATTATTTTATCTATTCTCGCCTTCCTTTTCTTGAGAAAGAAAACCACCTCCCTTTCTCTCCGTTTTGCCCTAATTCTCCTGTGTTCTGGAGCTATTGGCAACGTGGGAGATATTGTATTCTACAGACATGTCGTAGACTTTATTTCTATTGGTTATAAGCGTTGGTTTTTCCCAACATTTAATTTCGCCGATATTTTTATCTCTTTAGGAACTTTAATCTTCATATATGAGCTTTATTTTCCTACTAAACAAAAGATAAAATAG
- a CDS encoding TraR/DksA family transcriptional regulator, whose amino-acid sequence MPLSEDEIANFKQRLLEMKYKLSHTLEGNAQEVKKPNEATGYSQHQADQGTDTFDRTISLEVTTKEYELLRQINRALEKIEESSYGICDVSGEEIPLARLMAIPYATMTVKAQSQFEKGLLYGN is encoded by the coding sequence ATGCCGTTGTCTGAGGACGAAATAGCCAATTTTAAACAAAGGCTTCTAGAGATGAAATATAAGCTGTCTCACACGCTAGAAGGAAATGCTCAAGAAGTCAAAAAACCTAACGAAGCTACTGGATATTCTCAACACCAAGCTGATCAGGGTACCGATACTTTCGATAGAACAATCAGCTTAGAAGTAACAACGAAAGAGTATGAGTTATTAAGACAAATTAATCGAGCTTTAGAAAAAATCGAAGAGTCTTCCTACGGTATCTGTGATGTCAGTGGCGAAGAAATTCCTTTGGCTCGGTTAATGGCAATCCCCTATGCTACAATGACGGTCAAAGCTCAATCACAGTTTGAGAAAGGCCTACTTTATGGAAACTAA
- the nrdR gene encoding transcriptional regulator NrdR, whose product MQCPFCNHGELKVIDSRNAPEANAIKRRRECLNCGQRFTTFETVELTLQVLKRDGRYENFQESKLINGLNAASSHTRIGQDQVHAIASNVKSELLGKQNREISTKEIGELVMKYLKKADMIAYIRFACVYRRFKDVGELMEVLLSATPDMEK is encoded by the coding sequence GTGCAGTGTCCTTTTTGCAATCATGGGGAATTAAAAGTCATAGATTCAAGAAATGCACCAGAGGCTAACGCGATTAAACGCCGAAGAGAATGCTTAAATTGTGGACAAAGGTTTACAACCTTTGAAACCGTTGAGTTAACTCTGCAGGTGCTAAAACGTGATGGTCGTTACGAGAATTTCCAGGAATCAAAACTAATTAATGGATTAAATGCCGCCTCTAGTCATACACGTATAGGTCAAGATCAAGTGCACGCAATAGCCTCTAACGTAAAATCTGAGTTATTAGGCAAACAAAATAGGGAAATCTCTACCAAAGAAATTGGCGAACTAGTAATGAAATATCTAAAAAAGGCAGACATGATTGCTTACATTAGATTTGCTTGCGTCTACAGAAGATTCAAAGATGTTGGCGAATTAATGGAGGTTTTGCTATCTGCAACTCCGGATATGGAAAAATAG
- a CDS encoding riboflavin synthase, with amino-acid sequence MFSGIVQELGQIFSIEPRDEGLTIGVEVSSSCISGLEIGCSVAIDGVCLTVVKLEEGGKMFFDIIPETLSCTTIGEKVVGDRVNVERSLKGSDEIGGHMVSGHVCGVGEIVLIEKNRYYFRVPSSLSIYLFEKGFISIDGISLTLVTVEEDVCSVGLIPETLSRTTLGYKREGSKVNIEPDMATKTQVDTLRRLYSR; translated from the coding sequence ATGTTTTCTGGAATAGTGCAAGAACTCGGTCAAATATTTAGTATAGAGCCGAGAGATGAAGGTTTAACTATAGGCGTGGAAGTTTCTTCCTCATGTATTTCAGGACTTGAAATCGGCTGTAGTGTTGCCATCGATGGTGTCTGTCTTACTGTAGTTAAACTTGAAGAGGGTGGTAAAATGTTTTTCGACATTATTCCCGAAACTCTTTCCTGTACTACAATAGGGGAGAAGGTAGTAGGTGATCGTGTAAATGTTGAACGATCTTTAAAAGGGAGCGATGAAATTGGTGGGCATATGGTCTCTGGTCATGTTTGTGGTGTCGGAGAGATTGTGCTTATAGAGAAAAATCGGTATTATTTCCGTGTGCCAAGTTCCTTATCTATATACCTTTTTGAAAAAGGATTTATTTCTATAGATGGCATTAGCCTGACTCTTGTTACTGTAGAAGAGGATGTGTGTTCGGTTGGATTGATCCCCGAAACATTATCTCGAACGACCTTGGGATATAAACGAGAAGGATCCAAAGTAAATATAGAGCCGGATATGGCGACCAAAACACAAGTGGATACGTTAAGGCGTTTATACTCTCGATAA
- a CDS encoding class I SAM-dependent methyltransferase translates to MTYKLLDSGEGKKLESFGPITLIRPSCTAIWPKTTPSLWKKAHAEYVRSGEEGQWRCAASIPESWRINLDIVDCTLKLTSFGHIGIFPEHSGFWPELKLSIERHSSCRVLNLFAYTGSTSIFAAKCGAKVCHVDASKPAIKWAQKNVENNALPEKRIFWVVEDVFSFLQKEIRKGKKYDIILLDPPTYGRGLNGEIFKIDRDFFSLLVLCSKLLSDSSSYVLITSHTPGHTPAFLQSLAIRAFALDKQFWSSGESFCGSGDQALPSGVFAKWSL, encoded by the coding sequence ATGACTTATAAGTTACTAGATAGCGGTGAAGGGAAAAAGTTAGAAAGCTTTGGCCCCATAACTCTTATCCGCCCCTCGTGTACGGCAATTTGGCCGAAGACCACACCGTCCTTATGGAAAAAGGCGCATGCGGAATATGTAAGATCAGGAGAGGAGGGACAATGGCGTTGTGCAGCCTCTATTCCTGAAAGTTGGCGCATAAACCTTGACATTGTGGATTGCACGCTAAAGCTCACCTCTTTCGGTCATATAGGGATTTTCCCAGAGCATAGTGGATTTTGGCCGGAATTGAAATTGAGCATAGAACGGCATTCTTCATGCCGGGTGTTAAATTTATTTGCTTATACCGGTTCCACATCGATATTTGCTGCAAAGTGTGGAGCGAAGGTTTGTCATGTAGATGCTTCAAAACCCGCGATAAAGTGGGCGCAAAAGAATGTAGAAAACAATGCCCTGCCCGAGAAAAGGATATTTTGGGTTGTTGAAGATGTGTTTTCTTTTTTGCAAAAAGAAATACGTAAAGGGAAAAAGTACGATATCATTTTGCTCGATCCTCCCACCTATGGCCGGGGACTTAATGGAGAGATTTTTAAAATCGATAGGGATTTCTTTTCATTATTAGTTTTGTGCTCAAAATTACTTTCAGATTCTTCTTCTTATGTTTTGATCACTTCTCATACTCCCGGCCATACTCCTGCTTTTTTGCAGAGTTTAGCTATACGTGCCTTTGCTTTAGATAAACAGTTTTGGTCCTCAGGAGAAAGCTTTTGCGGCTCAGGAGATCAAGCTTTACCCTCAGGAGTGTTTGCTAAATGGAGTTTATAG
- a CDS encoding RNA methyltransferase — protein MEFIGKNNPKVKEAVALKHNRSRKGPVFLLEGFREIQKALDSGYECERIFCGTRVSEKEQSFLNAIQKLPIEKVYCLEETLSKLSYKEHHDNFIAVMKKRWWSREEFLAQKRNPLPFYLIIEQVEKPGNVGAILRIADGVGADGVILCDPVVDVYNPNVIRSSLGTVFTLPIWSATLDQVLQVILEEKWQAFVTSPRAKTMYFCENYNQPLVLVFGSEKDGLTASWLKGNFSKISLPMLGQADSLNLSTAVSAVAYEVIRQRWEA, from the coding sequence ATGGAGTTTATAGGAAAAAATAACCCTAAGGTAAAAGAAGCTGTCGCGTTAAAACATAACCGCTCTCGTAAAGGCCCCGTCTTTCTTTTAGAGGGTTTTCGAGAGATTCAAAAAGCTCTAGACTCGGGATATGAGTGTGAACGGATCTTTTGTGGAACGCGCGTCTCAGAAAAAGAACAATCTTTTTTGAATGCCATCCAAAAACTCCCTATAGAAAAGGTCTACTGTTTAGAAGAAACTCTTTCCAAACTTTCCTATAAAGAACATCACGACAATTTTATTGCTGTTATGAAGAAACGGTGGTGGTCTCGAGAAGAGTTTTTAGCTCAGAAGAGAAATCCTCTACCGTTTTATTTGATTATAGAACAGGTTGAAAAGCCTGGGAATGTGGGGGCGATACTTAGAATAGCCGATGGGGTAGGGGCGGATGGAGTAATTTTATGCGATCCTGTCGTCGATGTGTATAATCCTAATGTTATTCGTTCTTCATTAGGTACTGTATTTACCTTACCTATTTGGTCTGCCACTTTGGATCAGGTATTGCAAGTCATTCTTGAGGAAAAATGGCAAGCCTTTGTCACCTCCCCTAGAGCAAAAACCATGTATTTTTGTGAAAATTACAATCAACCGCTAGTTTTGGTTTTTGGTTCTGAAAAAGACGGACTCACTGCATCTTGGCTCAAGGGAAATTTCTCAAAAATCTCCTTACCCATGCTAGGTCAAGCTGATTCTTTAAATTTATCTACGGCCGTATCTGCAGTTGCTTACGAAGTTATTCGGCAACGTTGGGAAGCCTAG
- the lpxK gene encoding tetraacyldisaccharide 4'-kinase produces the protein MKTRFPSPFFIFYRRLTVAISLGKILGWGCFGKILSWIFAGTISFRRKLFCSAPYRVSSTVISVGNIVLGGSGKTPTVLWLAEVLKTRGYSCAILSRGYKGKCSGQRKFTIVDPEIHNAAYVGDEPLLMAEKLSKGAVFVHKDRRLTAKEAAKDFDILILDDGFQNNKLHKDVEIVVVNGQDPLGGGAFFPRGRLRDSPKRLQEADFIIVNGSCCLENQKLLHTWCTSPKIFVEPRISQVLWDSRGEKLSLDSLSGLAAGVFCGLGFPQGFLDMLKRAGVKILGTYLLPDHAGITKKELHYFSSKIAMRQGEGLLCTEKDGIKLGNLIHEPGILPIGKVQMEFDFTDQEGATAALLDKIDRIHNGKR, from the coding sequence ATGAAAACGCGCTTTCCTTCGCCCTTTTTTATTTTTTATCGCCGCTTAACCGTAGCTATTAGCTTGGGAAAGATCCTGGGTTGGGGGTGTTTTGGGAAGATACTTTCTTGGATATTCGCCGGCACCATAAGCTTTCGACGAAAGTTATTTTGTTCAGCTCCTTATCGCGTGTCTTCTACCGTAATTAGTGTGGGAAATATTGTTCTCGGTGGTTCGGGTAAGACACCTACGGTATTATGGTTAGCTGAAGTTCTAAAAACGCGAGGGTATTCCTGTGCTATTCTTTCTCGCGGATATAAAGGAAAATGTAGTGGTCAGAGAAAGTTCACTATAGTCGATCCTGAGATACATAACGCTGCTTATGTAGGAGACGAACCGTTACTTATGGCGGAGAAACTCTCCAAGGGTGCTGTTTTTGTGCACAAAGATCGTAGACTTACGGCTAAAGAAGCCGCTAAAGATTTTGATATTTTGATTTTGGATGATGGTTTCCAAAATAACAAACTACACAAAGACGTGGAAATTGTTGTAGTTAACGGTCAAGATCCTTTAGGAGGAGGAGCTTTTTTCCCTCGAGGGCGACTCCGAGATTCTCCTAAAAGATTGCAAGAGGCCGATTTTATCATAGTTAATGGTTCTTGTTGTTTAGAGAACCAGAAGCTTTTGCATACTTGGTGTACATCACCAAAAATTTTTGTTGAACCACGCATTTCTCAAGTACTTTGGGATTCGCGAGGGGAGAAACTTTCTTTGGATAGCCTGTCTGGGCTAGCCGCCGGTGTGTTCTGTGGTCTAGGATTCCCGCAGGGCTTTCTTGATATGTTAAAACGTGCCGGAGTGAAAATATTAGGAACGTATTTGTTACCTGACCACGCAGGAATAACGAAAAAAGAATTGCACTACTTCTCTTCAAAGATCGCTATGCGTCAGGGAGAGGGGTTATTGTGCACAGAAAAGGATGGCATAAAGCTCGGAAATTTGATTCACGAGCCGGGGATTCTTCCGATTGGTAAGGTTCAAATGGAATTTGATTTTACCGATCAGGAGGGTGCTACAGCCGCCTTACTGGATAAAATAGATCGGATACATAATGGTAAGAGGTAA
- a CDS encoding dicarboxylate/amino acid:cation symporter — MKLWMKIFIGLFVGVTLGLILEDKAIFFKPIGDIFLNLLSMVVYPLVFCSMVLGIASISDMKKLGRIGMKSVALYLGTTCLAIIIGLCFAQFFSPGEGCDLSQNVTETHIVAPERSSTYFLSLISQIFPSNPVRSFVEGNILQIIVFAIFLGIAMRLSGEQGRPVAKFIEGFSEIMLRMINMIMTFAPYGVGASMAWISGSHGLVILWQLGKFIFAYYLACLFHAVLVFGGIIRMGCKMSFSKFLSAMMDAISCAISTSSSSATLPVTMRCVSKNLGVSSEVSGFVLPLGATVNMNGTAIFQGMAAVFIAQAYNCPLPFSSLLLIVIAATFSAVGSAGVPGGGMITLGSVLASVGLPIQGIAVLAGIDRLRDIIGTPMNILGDAVVAVYVASGEGELSTPLEEKKVSLKEKVALKEESTETV; from the coding sequence ATGAAACTATGGATGAAAATCTTTATAGGATTATTTGTTGGGGTTACCCTAGGTTTAATTTTAGAAGATAAAGCGATCTTTTTTAAACCTATAGGAGATATTTTCTTAAACCTATTGAGCATGGTTGTCTACCCTCTGGTATTTTGTTCCATGGTGTTGGGTATCGCTTCTATTAGTGATATGAAGAAGCTGGGGCGCATAGGAATGAAAAGCGTCGCCCTATATTTAGGGACAACATGTCTAGCGATTATTATAGGCTTATGTTTTGCTCAATTTTTCAGTCCTGGAGAGGGCTGTGACCTATCGCAGAATGTCACTGAAACGCACATAGTGGCTCCTGAGAGAAGTAGTACGTATTTCTTGTCTTTGATTTCTCAAATTTTTCCTTCAAATCCTGTCAGATCTTTCGTTGAAGGAAATATTTTACAAATCATCGTGTTTGCTATTTTCTTAGGAATAGCTATGCGTCTTTCTGGAGAACAAGGACGTCCTGTAGCTAAATTTATTGAAGGTTTTTCTGAAATTATGTTGCGCATGATCAATATGATCATGACCTTTGCGCCTTATGGTGTCGGGGCAAGTATGGCATGGATTTCGGGAAGTCACGGTTTGGTTATTCTCTGGCAATTAGGGAAATTTATTTTTGCCTATTATCTTGCCTGTCTATTTCATGCTGTGCTTGTTTTTGGTGGTATCATCCGGATGGGCTGCAAGATGTCCTTCTCTAAATTCCTTTCTGCAATGATGGATGCCATATCTTGTGCAATATCCACTTCGAGTAGTTCGGCAACACTGCCTGTGACTATGCGTTGCGTATCTAAAAATCTTGGAGTTTCTTCGGAAGTTTCTGGTTTTGTTTTGCCTTTAGGTGCTACTGTCAATATGAATGGTACTGCGATATTTCAAGGTATGGCAGCAGTATTTATTGCTCAGGCCTATAACTGTCCATTACCTTTCAGTAGTTTGTTATTAATCGTTATCGCAGCGACTTTCTCTGCGGTGGGTAGTGCAGGCGTCCCCGGGGGCGGAATGATTACTCTGGGGTCTGTATTAGCCTCTGTAGGGTTGCCTATTCAAGGAATTGCTGTTTTAGCAGGTATTGATAGGTTGCGAGACATCATAGGAACTCCTATGAACATCCTCGGAGATGCTGTGGTCGCTGTTTATGTGGCTTCCGGAGAAGGTGAGTTGTCCACACCTTTGGAGGAGAAAAAGGTATCTTTGAAAGAAAAGGTAGCTTTGAAAGAAGAGAGTACAGAGACAGTGTAG